A portion of the Achromobacter sp. MFA1 R4 genome contains these proteins:
- a CDS encoding aminotransferase class V-fold PLP-dependent enzyme, whose product MTAPLPPSTVQALRAMAPGTQSSVHFNHAGASLPSTATLQAIHAHLKREAAQGPMEAGVAARDLTEAARTLAAQLLNAQVDEIALTGGNSAGWGAAFAALPGWRPGDRILVGRHEWGGNLATMRLHAARAGATLETIASDDSGCVDAQALEAMLDERVRLIALTWLPANGGLINPAAAIGQVARRHGIPYFVDAAQAIGQIPIDVEQVGCDVLSGPGRKALRGPRGTGILYVRRAFLDRLTPAFVDTHSAPLDADGQPVLRPDAARLESAENSLALRCGLANALREALDLGLDTIRASIDANAQALRAELAAIPGVTVLDQGREKSGLVAFNVAGQDAADVQRRLSAQGITIGSNGVPYTPLDMQARGLDRIARASVSYLTSSAEIDRLLEALRALAGQTRGGRGAAG is encoded by the coding sequence ATGACTGCCCCCCTCCCGCCGAGCACCGTGCAGGCGCTGCGCGCCATGGCGCCCGGCACGCAAAGCTCGGTGCACTTCAACCATGCCGGCGCGTCGTTGCCGTCCACCGCCACGCTGCAGGCGATCCATGCGCATCTGAAGCGCGAAGCGGCGCAAGGTCCGATGGAGGCCGGCGTCGCGGCGCGCGATCTGACCGAAGCGGCGCGCACGCTGGCGGCGCAACTGCTCAACGCCCAGGTCGATGAAATCGCGCTGACGGGAGGCAATTCAGCCGGGTGGGGCGCGGCTTTCGCGGCGCTGCCGGGGTGGCGGCCCGGCGACCGCATCCTGGTCGGCCGCCACGAATGGGGCGGCAACCTGGCCACCATGCGGCTCCATGCGGCGCGCGCCGGCGCCACGCTGGAGACCATTGCGTCGGACGACAGCGGATGCGTGGACGCGCAGGCGCTGGAAGCCATGTTGGACGAGCGCGTGCGGCTGATCGCGCTGACCTGGCTGCCCGCCAACGGCGGTCTCATCAACCCGGCCGCCGCCATCGGACAGGTCGCGCGCCGGCATGGCATTCCCTATTTCGTCGACGCCGCGCAGGCAATCGGACAGATCCCCATCGATGTGGAGCAGGTCGGCTGCGACGTGCTCAGCGGCCCGGGCCGCAAGGCCTTGCGCGGGCCGCGCGGAACCGGAATCCTGTACGTGCGGCGCGCCTTCCTGGACCGCCTCACGCCCGCCTTCGTCGATACGCATTCCGCGCCGCTCGATGCGGATGGCCAGCCCGTCCTGCGCCCGGACGCCGCGCGCCTGGAGTCCGCCGAGAACTCGCTGGCGCTGCGCTGTGGCCTCGCCAATGCCTTGCGCGAGGCGCTGGATCTGGGGCTGGACACGATCCGAGCCAGCATCGACGCCAACGCCCAGGCGCTGCGCGCCGAACTGGCGGCGATTCCCGGCGTCACCGTGCTGGACCAGGGCCGCGAAAAATCCGGGCTGGTTGCGTTCAACGTGGCAGGCCAGGACGCCGCGGACGTGCAGCGCAGGCTGTCGGCGCAGGGCATCACGATCGGCAGCAACGGCGTGCCCTACACGCCGCTGGACATGCAGGCCCGCGGCCTGGACCGGATCGCGCGCGCGTCGGTCAGTTACCTGACGAGCAGCGCCGAGATCGACCGCCTGCTGGAAGCCTTGCGCGCGCTGGCCGGCCAAACCCGCGGTGGGCGCGGAGCAGCGGGCTAG
- a CDS encoding GTPase/DUF3482 domain-containing protein yields the protein MADPLIKIALVGHTNTGKTSLLRTLTRDTSFGEVADRPGTTRHVEGARLRLDGRPVLEWFDTPGMEDSIALLEYLERLDRPGERLDGPARIRRFLDTPEAHGRYEQEARVLTKMLDCDAALYVIDARDPVLGKHRDELAILAACGRPLLPVLNFVNAPAHRADEWRDAMARLGLHAVVEFDTVAPPLDGEQQLYAKLGVLLDRHAGALARLSGSLAAQRRERHAAAYELLADLLIDVAALHLSSPSDDGALAAASGLLRDQVRQREQTCVNALLALYNFRAADYADDALPLQGERWGMDLFHPQALKDMGVQVGMGAAAGAMAGAAVDLMSAGLSLGTGMLIGAAAGGLWQGVEKLGKRVAGKLRGWREISVDDAVLRLLALRQRQLIEALERRGHAAREPLRLDLPADDAWRKGPLPEALKEARSRPEWSALGKHYEDSDRRKRVLHELAKTLASTPLPAD from the coding sequence ATGGCTGACCCCCTCATCAAGATCGCCCTCGTCGGCCACACCAACACCGGCAAGACCTCGCTCCTGCGCACGCTGACGCGCGACACCAGCTTCGGCGAAGTGGCCGACCGCCCCGGCACCACGCGCCACGTCGAAGGCGCGCGCCTGCGCCTGGATGGACGGCCCGTGCTGGAATGGTTCGATACGCCGGGCATGGAAGACAGCATTGCCTTGCTGGAGTACCTGGAGCGCCTGGACCGTCCCGGCGAACGGCTCGACGGTCCCGCGCGCATCCGCCGCTTTCTGGACACGCCCGAAGCGCACGGCCGCTACGAGCAGGAAGCGCGCGTCCTGACCAAGATGCTGGACTGCGATGCGGCGCTGTACGTCATCGACGCGCGCGATCCGGTGCTGGGCAAGCATCGCGATGAACTCGCCATCCTGGCCGCTTGCGGACGGCCCCTGCTCCCGGTGCTCAACTTCGTGAACGCGCCGGCGCACCGCGCCGACGAATGGCGCGACGCCATGGCGCGGCTGGGCCTGCACGCGGTGGTGGAATTCGACACCGTGGCGCCGCCGCTCGATGGCGAACAGCAGTTGTACGCCAAGCTCGGCGTGCTGCTGGACCGCCACGCCGGCGCGCTGGCGCGGCTGTCCGGCAGCCTGGCCGCGCAGCGACGCGAGCGCCACGCCGCGGCCTACGAACTGCTCGCGGACCTGCTGATCGACGTCGCCGCGCTGCATCTGTCCAGCCCCAGCGACGACGGCGCGCTCGCCGCCGCTTCCGGCCTGCTGCGCGACCAGGTGCGCCAGCGCGAACAGACCTGCGTGAACGCGCTGCTGGCGCTCTACAACTTCCGCGCGGCGGATTACGCCGACGACGCGCTGCCGCTGCAAGGCGAACGCTGGGGCATGGATCTGTTCCATCCGCAGGCGCTCAAGGACATGGGTGTGCAGGTCGGCATGGGCGCCGCCGCGGGCGCCATGGCCGGCGCCGCGGTCGATCTGATGAGCGCGGGCCTGAGCCTGGGAACCGGCATGCTGATCGGCGCCGCCGCGGGCGGGCTGTGGCAGGGTGTGGAAAAGCTCGGCAAGCGCGTCGCGGGCAAGCTGCGCGGCTGGCGCGAGATCAGCGTGGACGATGCCGTGTTGCGCCTGCTTGCGTTGCGCCAGCGGCAGTTGATCGAAGCGCTGGAACGACGCGGCCATGCCGCGCGCGAGCCATTGCGGCTAGACCTCCCGGCCGATGATGCATGGCGCAAGGGCCCTTTGCCCGAAGCCCTGAAGGAAGCGCGCAGCCGGCCTGAATGGTCGGCCCTGGGTAAACACTATGAAGACAGCGACCGCCGCAAGCGCGTGCTGCATGAATTGGCGAAAACCCTCGCATCCACGCCGCTGCCAGCCGATTGA
- a CDS encoding ABC transporter substrate-binding protein: protein MRTFHHFKQAALAAAVAASLAFSAGAAAKTLHWSYQGDATSMDPMALNETFTLGFQGNIYETLAGYDGDLKLTPLLAESWENPEPTKWVFKLRKGVKFHDGSPFTADDVIFSWKRSLTPGSDMKGYGAKATDIKKVDDYTIEVTTPTPNPILPREWVFLYIMSKNWAEKNKTTEATNVKGDNQGNYANLHANGTGPFMLTERQPDVKTVLKRYDGYWNKNIKTNIDEVIFQPITQEATRVAALISGEMDVVQPVPVQDWKRLEDAKGVKPLTAPEARAIFIGMDQDRDELLFSDVKGKNPFKDIRVREAVVLAVDTKAINEKIMRGAAKPLGSLIATSINGYDESFGAPYKPDPERAKKLLAEAGYPKGFTVTMDCPNDRYVNDEKVCQAVAGMLARVGIKINLLAQTKSKYFGKILLQAGNQTSMYMLGWTPSSTDAHNTLLNLTSCRDAKTAAGQFNLGGYCNKKVDELTNKIGVETDQAKRNAMIKEAFGIVRSDFGYLPLHQQPMSWGVKENVTVTQRADDVLDLRNVVLP, encoded by the coding sequence ATGCGTACTTTTCACCACTTCAAGCAGGCGGCGCTTGCCGCTGCCGTGGCCGCCTCGCTGGCATTCAGCGCCGGCGCGGCCGCCAAGACCCTGCATTGGTCGTACCAGGGCGACGCCACGTCGATGGATCCGATGGCCCTGAACGAAACCTTCACGCTGGGCTTCCAGGGCAACATCTACGAAACGCTGGCCGGCTACGACGGCGACCTGAAACTCACGCCGCTGCTGGCCGAAAGCTGGGAAAACCCGGAACCCACCAAGTGGGTCTTCAAGCTGCGCAAGGGCGTGAAGTTCCATGACGGCTCGCCCTTCACCGCCGACGACGTGATCTTCTCGTGGAAGCGCAGCCTGACGCCCGGCTCCGACATGAAGGGCTACGGCGCCAAGGCCACCGACATCAAGAAGGTGGACGACTACACCATCGAAGTCACCACGCCCACGCCCAACCCCATCCTGCCGCGCGAATGGGTGTTCCTGTACATCATGAGCAAGAACTGGGCGGAGAAGAACAAGACCACCGAGGCGACCAACGTCAAGGGCGACAACCAGGGCAACTACGCCAACCTGCACGCCAACGGCACCGGCCCGTTCATGCTGACCGAACGCCAGCCCGACGTGAAGACCGTGCTCAAGCGCTACGACGGCTACTGGAACAAGAACATCAAGACCAACATCGACGAGGTCATCTTCCAGCCGATCACGCAGGAAGCCACGCGCGTGGCCGCGCTGATCTCGGGTGAAATGGACGTCGTGCAGCCTGTGCCGGTACAGGACTGGAAGCGCCTGGAAGACGCCAAGGGCGTCAAGCCGCTGACCGCGCCCGAAGCCCGCGCCATCTTCATCGGCATGGACCAGGACCGCGACGAGCTCCTGTTCTCCGACGTGAAGGGCAAGAACCCGTTCAAGGATATCCGCGTGCGCGAGGCCGTCGTGCTGGCCGTCGACACCAAGGCCATCAACGAAAAGATCATGCGCGGCGCGGCCAAGCCGCTGGGCTCGCTCATCGCCACGTCCATCAACGGCTACGACGAATCCTTCGGCGCGCCGTACAAGCCCGATCCGGAACGCGCCAAGAAGCTGCTGGCCGAAGCCGGCTATCCCAAGGGCTTCACCGTCACCATGGACTGCCCGAACGACCGATACGTCAATGACGAAAAGGTCTGCCAGGCCGTGGCCGGCATGCTGGCGCGCGTCGGCATCAAGATCAACCTGCTGGCGCAGACCAAGTCCAAGTACTTCGGCAAGATCCTGCTGCAGGCCGGCAACCAGACCAGCATGTACATGCTGGGATGGACGCCCAGCTCGACCGACGCGCACAACACGCTGCTCAACCTGACCTCGTGCCGCGACGCCAAGACGGCCGCGGGCCAGTTCAACCTGGGCGGCTACTGCAACAAGAAGGTCGACGAGCTGACCAACAAGATCGGCGTCGAAACCGACCAGGCCAAGCGCAACGCGATGATCAAGGAAGCCTTCGGCATCGTGCGCAGCGACTTCGGCTACCTGCCGCTGCACCAGCAACCCATGTCCTGGGGCGTGAAGGAAAACGTCACCGTCACCCAGCGTGCCGACGACGTGCTCGATCTGCGCAACGTCGTGCTGCCGTAG
- a CDS encoding DUF2868 domain-containing protein, which translates to MPSPTSREPSPLADSASQRRLGAHWLAELIRLREAHWGPLEDAQAVRQVRQLDADLPSRILARATLLAQRENLIPLVEAWRRSATAMLVVLFLLALVSGAGAALGALGDGTRPVNVLWAMGALLGLHALTFLVWLASFLLRPSAVTGLGRLWLWATRKLARGPDGALVPQAFLNLLTRAGALRGLFGSISHLLWLTALCAALATLLVVLSTASYRFVWATTLLAPDTFVWITQAIGWLPAHLGFPMPDAATIRASDGTQVLPAAAQAQWSLWLIGVVVVYGIVPRLIAGALCAAATLRALRRVRIDPALAGFSTLRDRLEPPALSTGIDRPVDPLHEPRVHAPALEGLGGQPVLLGLELPADLAWPPADLPDGIRQAGNLDTRVERNRVLDALARSAASRLLIACDARQTPDRGTLSLIADLSAHAGQTRVWLILPHAGADTRADLWRDRLLALGLPAAAVLQTPVAPLDWLETGHG; encoded by the coding sequence ATGCCGTCCCCGACCTCTCGCGAACCTTCCCCCCTCGCCGATAGCGCCAGCCAGCGCCGCCTGGGCGCGCACTGGCTGGCCGAACTGATCCGGTTGCGCGAAGCGCACTGGGGCCCGCTGGAGGACGCGCAGGCGGTGCGGCAGGTGCGACAGCTCGATGCCGACCTGCCATCGCGCATCCTGGCCCGCGCCACGCTGCTGGCCCAACGGGAAAACCTGATCCCCCTCGTCGAGGCCTGGCGCCGCAGCGCCACGGCCATGCTGGTCGTTCTCTTCCTGCTGGCGCTGGTCTCCGGCGCGGGCGCCGCCCTGGGCGCGCTGGGCGACGGCACGCGCCCGGTCAATGTGCTCTGGGCCATGGGCGCGCTCCTGGGCCTGCATGCGCTGACCTTCCTGGTCTGGCTGGCGAGCTTCCTGCTGCGGCCCTCGGCCGTCACCGGGCTTGGCCGCCTCTGGCTCTGGGCCACGCGCAAGCTGGCGCGCGGCCCGGACGGCGCGCTGGTGCCGCAGGCCTTCCTGAATCTGCTGACGCGCGCGGGCGCCTTGCGCGGCCTCTTCGGCAGCATCAGCCATCTGCTGTGGCTGACGGCGCTGTGCGCCGCGCTGGCGACCCTGCTCGTGGTGCTGTCCACCGCCAGCTACCGCTTCGTCTGGGCCACCACGCTGCTGGCGCCCGACACCTTCGTCTGGATCACGCAGGCCATCGGCTGGCTGCCGGCCCATCTGGGCTTTCCCATGCCCGACGCCGCCACCATCCGCGCCAGCGACGGCACGCAAGTCCTGCCGGCCGCCGCGCAGGCGCAATGGTCGCTGTGGCTGATCGGCGTCGTGGTGGTCTACGGCATCGTGCCGCGCCTGATCGCCGGCGCGCTGTGCGCGGCGGCCACGCTGCGCGCGCTGCGGCGCGTGCGCATCGATCCCGCACTCGCCGGCTTCTCCACGCTGCGCGACAGGCTCGAACCGCCCGCCCTGTCCACCGGCATCGACCGTCCGGTCGATCCCCTGCACGAACCGCGCGTGCACGCGCCGGCGCTGGAGGGGCTGGGTGGCCAGCCCGTGCTGCTGGGACTGGAATTGCCCGCGGACCTGGCCTGGCCTCCCGCGGACCTGCCCGACGGCATCCGCCAGGCAGGCAACCTGGATACGCGCGTCGAGCGCAACCGGGTGCTCGATGCGCTGGCCCGGTCCGCCGCCTCGCGCCTCCTGATCGCCTGCGACGCGCGCCAGACGCCCGACCGCGGCACCCTGTCGCTCATTGCGGACCTGTCCGCGCATGCGGGGCAGACCCGCGTCTGGCTGATCCTGCCTCACGCCGGCGCCGACACGCGCGCCGACCTCTGGCGCGACCGGCTGCTGGCGCTGGGCCTGCCCGCCGCCGCCGTCCTGCAGACGCCGGTCGCGCCGCTGGACTGGCTGGAGACCGGCCATGGCTGA
- a CDS encoding RidA family protein, whose product MTRSISARVAELGLTLDAAAAPAANYVPFVLEGNLLYISGQISRKDGKAAYLGRLGDQVSDADGVAAARASALGILAQIAAATGDRLDRVARVVRLGVFVASAPDFNRQSAIANGASDLMVDVFGDAGRHARSAVGVASLPQGVAVEVEAVIALTQA is encoded by the coding sequence ATGACCCGCAGCATTTCCGCCCGCGTTGCCGAACTTGGCTTGACCCTGGACGCCGCCGCCGCGCCGGCCGCCAATTACGTGCCCTTCGTCCTGGAAGGCAACCTGCTTTATATCTCCGGCCAGATTTCCCGCAAGGACGGCAAGGCGGCCTACCTGGGCCGGCTGGGCGACCAGGTGTCGGATGCCGACGGCGTGGCGGCCGCGCGCGCCTCGGCGCTGGGCATCCTGGCGCAGATCGCCGCCGCCACGGGCGACCGCCTGGACCGCGTGGCCCGCGTGGTCCGGTTGGGCGTGTTCGTGGCCAGCGCCCCCGACTTCAACCGCCAGAGCGCGATCGCGAACGGCGCCTCGGACCTGATGGTCGACGTGTTCGGCGACGCCGGCCGCCATGCGCGCAGCGCCGTCGGCGTGGCGTCCCTGCCGCAAGGCGTGGCGGTGGAGGTCGAAGCCGTCATCGCGCTGACCCAGGCCTGA
- a CDS encoding helix-turn-helix domain-containing protein, with amino-acid sequence MGNTATAPADFSVFRTLSRSTATLQRAASLGEGMAISQWSRTARETLAYDTPGHHTLSLYLQGGDKSFRVGQDALHGGADKFCVLPAEHHSRWCMNDNVHFLHLYIAPQRLAREAVMRLDCEPRTLELRDRTYIHDDSLIDVCRRLLGTDWSQPADRLAASSAAETVLQHLLVQGVARKTPQPARGGLAPGVRRRVMDYVDTHLADPLTLDELAGVAALSTYHFARMFHASFGEPPHAWVRGRRLARARSLLATGKGDLAGIAQACGFGSASHLARVFRDAIGVTPGQYRSARASH; translated from the coding sequence ATGGGCAACACCGCTACGGCCCCGGCCGATTTCTCCGTCTTCCGCACCCTGTCGCGCTCCACCGCGACGCTGCAGCGCGCCGCGTCGCTGGGCGAAGGCATGGCGATCTCGCAATGGTCGCGCACCGCCCGCGAAACGCTGGCCTACGACACGCCCGGCCATCACACGCTGTCGCTCTACCTGCAAGGCGGCGACAAGTCGTTCCGGGTCGGCCAGGACGCGCTGCATGGCGGCGCGGACAAGTTCTGCGTGCTGCCCGCCGAGCACCATTCCCGCTGGTGCATGAACGACAACGTGCATTTCCTGCACCTGTACATCGCGCCGCAGCGCCTGGCGCGCGAAGCCGTCATGCGGCTGGACTGCGAACCGCGCACGCTGGAGCTGCGCGACCGCACCTACATCCACGACGACTCGCTGATCGACGTCTGCCGCCGGCTGCTGGGCACCGACTGGAGCCAGCCGGCCGACCGCCTGGCCGCGAGCAGCGCGGCCGAGACCGTGCTGCAACACCTGCTGGTCCAGGGCGTTGCGCGCAAGACGCCGCAGCCCGCCCGCGGCGGGCTCGCCCCCGGCGTGCGCCGCCGCGTCATGGACTACGTGGACACCCATCTGGCCGATCCCCTGACGCTGGACGAACTCGCCGGCGTCGCGGCGCTGTCCACCTATCATTTCGCCCGCATGTTCCACGCCTCGTTCGGCGAGCCGCCTCACGCCTGGGTGCGCGGCCGGCGCCTCGCCCGCGCCAGAAGCCTGCTGGCGACGGGCAAGGGCGACCTGGCAGGCATCGCGCAAGCCTGCGGCTTCGGCAGCGCCAGCCACCTCGCGCGCGTCTTTCGCGACGCCATCGGCGTCACCCCTGGCCAGTACCGCAGCGCGCGCGCCAGCCACTGA
- a CDS encoding LysR substrate-binding domain-containing protein, producing the protein MRSTRSLPPLISLRAFEATARRLSFSQAAEELYVTQSAVSHHIQRLESELGIALFERRTRAIALTAQGQAYYERVHAAFELLRLGTDEARAHDPARKTFQKPLRIGLLASFATRWLAPRLPAFAAAHPGIDLQLQPDIALADVAGGEVDAAIRYGRGGWPGVRSTLLMTERLSVVCAPALVAGRKRPKSAADLLRHPLLVSHARQPFEWDAWARLQGLDLSRAGTVRLHDYNIVVEAALAGQGLAMGRERLIAAHLASGALVQALPGAVLEDPRIGWWFVTPRGVSSEPVQALRDWLAETAAQATRCPVGTH; encoded by the coding sequence ATGCGTTCCACCCGATCCCTGCCGCCCCTGATCTCCCTGCGCGCCTTCGAGGCGACCGCGCGGCGCCTGAGCTTCTCGCAGGCCGCTGAGGAGCTCTACGTCACGCAGAGCGCCGTCAGCCATCACATCCAGCGCCTGGAATCGGAACTGGGCATCGCGCTCTTTGAGCGGCGCACGCGCGCCATTGCGCTCACCGCCCAGGGCCAGGCCTATTACGAACGCGTGCATGCGGCGTTCGAACTGCTGCGCCTAGGCACGGACGAGGCCCGCGCGCATGATCCGGCCCGCAAAACGTTTCAGAAACCGCTGCGGATCGGATTGCTGGCGTCGTTTGCCACGCGTTGGCTCGCGCCGCGCCTGCCGGCCTTTGCCGCCGCGCATCCCGGCATCGATCTGCAGCTGCAGCCCGATATCGCGTTGGCGGACGTGGCGGGCGGCGAGGTCGACGCCGCGATTCGCTATGGGCGCGGCGGCTGGCCCGGCGTGCGGTCCACGCTGCTGATGACCGAGCGCCTGTCCGTCGTATGCGCGCCCGCGCTGGTCGCCGGCCGGAAGCGGCCGAAGTCGGCGGCCGATCTGCTGCGTCACCCGCTCCTGGTCTCGCACGCCAGGCAACCCTTTGAATGGGACGCGTGGGCGCGCCTGCAGGGCCTGGACTTGAGCCGCGCAGGGACGGTGCGTCTGCACGACTACAACATCGTCGTGGAAGCCGCGCTCGCGGGGCAGGGGCTTGCCATGGGCCGCGAGCGCCTGATCGCCGCGCATCTGGCCAGCGGCGCGCTGGTGCAGGCGCTGCCGGGCGCCGTGCTGGAGGATCCACGCATCGGCTGGTGGTTCGTCACGCCGCGCGGCGTGTCCAGCGAGCCTGTCCAGGCCTTGCGCGACTGGCTGGCGGAAACGGCAGCCCAGGCGACCCGCTGCCCCGTCGGCACGCATTAG
- a CDS encoding ABC transporter permease: MLSFIAQRLFQSVLVMLTVALIAFAMFRYVGDPVASMVGQDTTPEQRAQLREQLGLDDPFIVQYAHFVANAVQGDFGMSYRHRRPVSELLEERMPATLELSFVSAVMALALGIPMGIYTALKRHGVLSKAFMAISLAGISLPTFLIGILLILFFGVQLRWLPSFGRGDVVSLGWWTTGFLTKSGWLALIMPAITLALFQMTLIMRLVRAEMLEVLRADFIKFARARGLPERLINFRHALKNTMVPVITITGLQLGSIIAFAIITETVFQWPGMGLLFIQAISMVDIPVMAAYLVLIAFMFVVINLVVDLLYFVVDPRLRVQSK; the protein is encoded by the coding sequence ATGCTTTCCTTTATTGCGCAGCGGCTGTTCCAGTCGGTGCTGGTGATGCTGACGGTGGCGCTGATCGCGTTCGCCATGTTCCGCTACGTGGGCGACCCGGTCGCCAGCATGGTCGGCCAGGACACGACGCCCGAGCAGCGCGCCCAGTTGCGCGAACAGCTCGGCCTGGACGATCCCTTCATCGTGCAGTACGCCCACTTCGTCGCCAATGCGGTGCAGGGCGACTTCGGCATGTCCTACCGCCATCGCCGGCCGGTCAGCGAACTGCTCGAAGAGCGCATGCCCGCCACACTGGAATTGTCATTCGTGTCCGCCGTCATGGCGCTGGCGCTGGGCATTCCCATGGGCATCTACACCGCGCTCAAGCGCCACGGCGTGCTGTCCAAGGCCTTCATGGCGATCTCGCTGGCGGGCATTTCCCTGCCCACCTTTCTGATCGGCATCCTGCTCATCCTGTTCTTCGGCGTGCAGTTGCGCTGGCTGCCCAGTTTCGGGCGGGGCGACGTCGTGAGCCTGGGATGGTGGACCACCGGCTTTCTCACCAAGTCCGGCTGGCTGGCGCTCATCATGCCCGCCATCACGCTGGCGCTCTTCCAGATGACGCTCATCATGCGCCTGGTGCGCGCCGAGATGCTGGAGGTGCTGCGCGCCGACTTCATCAAGTTCGCGCGGGCGCGCGGCCTGCCCGAAAGGCTGATCAACTTCCGCCACGCGCTCAAGAACACGATGGTGCCCGTCATCACCATCACCGGCCTTCAGCTGGGTTCCATCATCGCCTTCGCCATCATCACCGAGACGGTGTTCCAGTGGCCCGGCATGGGGCTCCTGTTCATCCAGGCCATCAGCATGGTGGACATCCCGGTCATGGCCGCCTATCTGGTGCTGATCGCCTTCATGTTCGTGGTCATCAACCTGGTCGTCGACCTGCTGTACTTCGTCGTCGACCCGCGCCTGCGCGTGCAGAGCAAGTGA
- a CDS encoding DMT family transporter has protein sequence MNLSLYLLTVLIWGTTWIAIKLQLGVVAIPVSIFYRFALAGLLLFAALRLMRKLQKLDRRGHWLCVGQGLCLFCLNFLCFYSATQWIPSGLVSVVFSAATLWNAVNARLWFGTRITARVMAAGALGFCGLALLFWPELASQEASHETLLGLGFALLGTLCFSTGNMLSSLQQRAGIRPLTGNAYSMLYGAAILLAGCVATGLPFDFDPSPPYVGALLYLAVAGSIVGFTAYLTLVGRMGPARAAYCTVLFPVVALSVSTVVEGYRWTPQALSGLALVMLGNLLVFTKWSPFARRGAMAGRA, from the coding sequence ATGAATCTTTCCCTCTACCTGCTTACCGTCCTGATCTGGGGCACGACCTGGATCGCCATCAAGCTGCAGCTCGGCGTGGTCGCCATTCCCGTGTCGATCTTCTACCGCTTCGCGCTGGCGGGGCTGCTGTTGTTCGCGGCGCTGCGGCTGATGCGCAAACTGCAGAAGCTGGACCGGCGCGGCCATTGGCTGTGCGTGGGCCAGGGCCTGTGCCTGTTCTGCCTGAATTTCCTGTGCTTCTATTCGGCCACGCAGTGGATTCCCAGCGGCCTGGTGTCGGTGGTGTTTTCCGCCGCGACGCTCTGGAACGCCGTCAATGCGCGGTTGTGGTTCGGCACCCGCATCACGGCGCGCGTCATGGCGGCGGGGGCGCTGGGCTTTTGCGGCCTGGCGCTGCTGTTCTGGCCGGAGCTGGCGAGCCAGGAGGCCAGCCATGAAACCCTGCTGGGCCTGGGGTTTGCGCTGCTTGGCACGCTGTGCTTTTCGACGGGCAACATGCTGTCGTCGCTGCAGCAGCGCGCCGGCATCCGGCCGCTCACCGGCAATGCCTACAGCATGCTCTACGGCGCGGCGATCCTGCTGGCCGGCTGCGTGGCCACGGGGCTGCCGTTCGACTTCGATCCCTCGCCGCCCTACGTGGGCGCGCTGCTGTACCTGGCCGTGGCGGGGTCCATCGTCGGTTTCACCGCCTATCTGACGCTGGTGGGCCGCATGGGCCCCGCCCGGGCGGCGTACTGCACGGTGTTGTTCCCGGTCGTCGCGCTGAGCGTGTCTACCGTCGTCGAGGGATACCGGTGGACGCCCCAGGCGCTGTCGGGGCTGGCATTGGTGATGCTGGGCAACCTGCTCGTCTTCACGAAGTGGTCGCCGTTTGCCAGGCGCGGCGCGATGGCGGGGCGGGCCTAG